A window from Malania oleifera isolate guangnan ecotype guangnan chromosome 7, ASM2987363v1, whole genome shotgun sequence encodes these proteins:
- the LOC131161021 gene encoding expansin-A8-like → MATRAMQLLPFLFLLSSLCLHCTYGDSGGEWQQAHATFYAGTSGTMGGACGYSDLNSEGYGTNTAALSTALFGNGSSCGGCYELMCVDDTQWCNNGSIIVTATNFCPPNNDLPSNNGGWCNVPLKHFDMSQPAFTHIARYKAGIIPVNYRRAPCQKTGGVKFSIDGHDYYMTVVVSNVAGAGDVQALSIMSSNTTGWISMTRNWGQKWETNSIFDGQALSFKLTTSDDKTLICNDAIPSDWAFGNTYQAKEQYAS, encoded by the exons ATGGCCACAAGGGCAATGCAACttcttccatttctcttcctGCTCTCCAGCTTGTGTCTCCATTGCACCTACGGAGACTCCGGCGGAGAGTGGCAACAAGCCCACGCTACATTCTACGCAGGCACTTCCGGCACAATGG GGGGAGCATGTGGATACAGCGACTTGAACAGCGAGGGGTATGGGACGAACACGGCAGCTCTGAGCACAGCTCTATTCGGCAACGGCTCGAGCTGCGGAGGGTGCTACGAGCTTATGTGCGTCGACGATACCCAGTGGTGCAACAACGGCAGCATCATTGTGACCGCCACCAACTTCTGTCCCCCTAACAACGATCTCCCCAGTAACAATGGCGGGTGGTGCAATGTCCCTCTCAAACACTTCGACATGTCTCAGCCCGCTTTCACCCATATTGCCCGATACAAAGCCGGAATTATCCCCGTCAACTACAGAAG GGCGCCATGCCAGAAAACAGGAGGCGTAAAGTTCAGCATTGACGGCCACGATTATTACATGACGGTGGTGGTGTCGAACGTAGCGGGAGCGGGTGACGTCCAGGCCTTGAGTATAATGAGCAGCAACACCACCGGCTGGATTAGCATGACTAGGAACTGGGGCCAGAAATGGGAGACCAACTCAATCTTCGATGGCCAGGCCCTCTCCTTCAAACTCACAACCAGCGACGACAAGACCCTCATCTGCAACGACGCCATACCCTCCGACTGGGCTTTTGGAAATACTTACCAAGCCAAAGAGCAATATGCTTCCTAG